Genomic window (Nitrosophilus kaiyonis):
TGTTGTTGCGATGCAGGATGAAAAAAGCCAGCATAAAAATAAAGAGAAAGCTCTTAAGATTCTTAAAGCTAGAATTTATGAAAAAAAGATGAGAGAGCAACAGGAAGCTTTGGCAAAAGATAGAAAAGAGCAGGTAGGAAGTGGGGATAGAAGTGAAAGAATTAGAACATACAATTATCCTCAAAATAGAATAACTGATCATAGAATAGGGCTTACTTTATATAAACTTGATGAAATTATGCAAAATGGAGATTTTGATCAAATTATAGAGCCTCTTATTGCTCATTATCAAGCTCAAAAAATGGAAGAAGCAGGATTATAAATAAGTGCTAAGTTGTTAGAGGCATATTAATTATACAACTCAACAACTCATCCACTTAACTACTTAACTATCATGTAAATGTAATCTATTTTTTTTGATTATAGAAGATACTAGTTTATTATATCTTTTTCCAATTTGTGAATATCTTTGCATCATCATAGCAGCTTTTAAACCACTAAATTTGACACCTTTTTTTCTTGATAGATATCTTGCCATTCTAAATTCTTTGTAGGCTCTGTGTCTATTTAGATTTAACATGTATGAAGCAATAGAGTCAGAGATAGTTTTAAAAACTCTTATTTTATGATTTTTTCCTTCTTCTCTATTTTGAGGAATAAGTCCATTTTTACCAAATGTCCACTCTCCAAAAAGATTGTTTGCTTCTCTTGCAAATCTACTTTTCCCCCAGCCACTCTCAAGAGCTGCTTGAGCAAGTACAAGAGAATCTGGAATTGTATCTATTTTAATCAAGTACTCTTTTTTGTTGTATATATTTTTGATTCTATATTTTTTTGCAAGTTTAATGAGATTGTTTAATCTGTCTTTTTTAATAAAAGGATTTTTATAATAGTCATTAAAAAATTCT
Coding sequences:
- a CDS encoding glucosaminidase domain-containing protein, producing the protein MKKVVLGIGGIILATSIYAAKLQSIPAWYYKIKNISKQKEAFFKILKPLVKEENAKIEKERKFVIEFFNDYYKNPFIKKDRLNNLIKLAKKYRIKNIYNKKEYLIKIDTIPDSLVLAQAALESGWGKSRFAREANNLFGEWTFGKNGLIPQNREEGKNHKIRVFKTISDSIASYMLNLNRHRAYKEFRMARYLSRKKGVKFSGLKAAMMMQRYSQIGKRYNKLVSSIIKKNRLHLHDS